A genomic region of Coriobacteriaceae bacterium contains the following coding sequences:
- a CDS encoding 2-oxoacid:acceptor oxidoreductase family protein, producing MNQEMRFILSGFGGQGLLFGGKVIAYAGLIEDRQVSWLPSYGPEMRGGTANCSVTLADEPIGSPLITNPTAVIAMNQPSVDKFEDAIVPGGIMVIDSALTNNGPSRSDITSFMIPATSAAEEEGLKGLANIVCVGKLWAETQFCARETLDAAIRKAVPARKVEMVDKNLAVLELGIAM from the coding sequence ATGAATCAGGAAATGCGTTTCATCCTCTCTGGCTTTGGTGGACAGGGTCTGCTCTTCGGCGGCAAGGTCATTGCCTACGCTGGTCTCATCGAGGACCGTCAGGTTTCGTGGCTGCCCTCGTACGGCCCCGAGATGCGAGGCGGAACCGCGAACTGCTCGGTGACGCTTGCCGACGAGCCCATTGGCTCGCCGCTCATCACCAATCCCACGGCGGTCATCGCCATGAACCAGCCATCGGTCGACAAGTTCGAGGATGCCATCGTGCCTGGTGGCATCATGGTCATCGACAGCGCGCTTACCAACAACGGTCCGTCGCGTAGCGACATCACCTCGTTCATGATTCCCGCGACCTCGGCTGCCGAGGAAGAGGGACTCAAGGGTCTCGCGAACATCGTGTGCGTGGGCAAGCTCTGGGCCGAGACGCAGTTCTGCGCGCGCGAGACGCTTGATGCGGCTATCCGCAAGGCCGTCCCCGCACGCAAGGTCGAGATGGTCGATAAAAACCTAGCCGTACTTGAGCTTGGCATAGCTATGTGA
- a CDS encoding DUF167 domain-containing protein, whose translation MRLPVHVTPKSGRAEVIGWREGADGQCELEVKVKAAPEKGKATKEAVALIASFFDVPKSSVTCVRGETSRHKMFEVPDSVGMDI comes from the coding sequence ATGCGCCTACCCGTGCATGTCACGCCCAAGTCCGGGCGTGCGGAGGTCATTGGATGGCGTGAAGGGGCGGACGGCCAGTGCGAGCTCGAGGTAAAGGTCAAGGCGGCCCCGGAAAAAGGCAAGGCTACGAAGGAGGCGGTGGCACTCATCGCCTCCTTCTTTGATGTTCCCAAGAGTTCCGTCACCTGCGTGCGCGGCGAGACGAGTCGTCACAAGATGTTCGAGGTTCCTGATTCGGTGGGTATGGATATTTGA
- a CDS encoding Hpt domain-containing protein, with translation MNVGEKMDIAKLQDAGIDYEDGLRRCAGNDTLYERLLGMFAQDTNYAESLEAFEKQDWDGLFSHMHEIKGMSSNLSMTEVYADAAEIVALLRAQDYDAIAPVIDRLRKSYALVIEAIGA, from the coding sequence ATGAACGTAGGTGAGAAGATGGATATTGCCAAGCTCCAGGATGCCGGTATCGATTACGAGGACGGGCTTCGTCGCTGCGCTGGTAATGACACGCTCTACGAGCGCTTGCTTGGAATGTTTGCTCAGGATACCAACTACGCCGAGTCCCTCGAGGCTTTCGAGAAACAAGATTGGGACGGCCTCTTCTCTCATATGCACGAGATCAAGGGCATGAGCAGCAACCTCTCCATGACCGAGGTCTACGCGGACGCCGCAGAGATCGTCGCCTTGCTGCGTGCTCAGGATTACGATGCGATTGCTCCGGTTATCGACAGGCTCAGAAAGTCCTATGCCCTTGTGATCGAGGCTATCGGAGCCTGA
- a CDS encoding thiamine pyrophosphate-dependent enzyme, with the protein MAEKEEKVVFERPNALLPVVTNFCPGCTHGIVHRLVAETIDELGIEGKTVGVTPVGCSVMGYNFFGCDMVEAAHGRAPAVATGIKRVLPDNVVFAYQGDGDLASIGTAETVHAATRGENITIIFINNAIYGMTGGQMAPTSLPHQVTQTSPYGRDTSSAGYPVRICEMLATLDGPAYLERVAVDTPANVRKAKKAIKKAFQNQVDGVGYSLIEVVSTCPTNWGMTPQDSFTWMRENMLPYYPLGVYRDVLAEGYESVAAAATERAKDSKIVAEGGAQ; encoded by the coding sequence ATGGCGGAAAAAGAGGAGAAGGTTGTCTTCGAGCGCCCCAATGCGCTGCTGCCTGTCGTTACCAACTTCTGTCCGGGTTGCACCCACGGTATCGTGCATCGCCTTGTCGCCGAGACCATCGACGAACTCGGCATCGAGGGCAAGACCGTCGGTGTGACGCCCGTTGGCTGCTCGGTCATGGGCTACAACTTCTTCGGCTGCGATATGGTCGAGGCCGCCCATGGACGTGCTCCTGCGGTGGCGACGGGCATCAAGCGCGTGCTGCCGGATAACGTCGTCTTCGCCTATCAGGGCGATGGCGACCTTGCATCCATCGGCACGGCCGAGACGGTGCATGCCGCAACGCGCGGTGAGAACATCACCATCATCTTCATCAACAACGCGATCTACGGCATGACCGGTGGTCAGATGGCCCCGACGAGCCTGCCGCACCAGGTCACGCAGACCTCGCCCTACGGACGCGACACCTCGAGCGCAGGCTACCCCGTGCGCATCTGCGAGATGCTCGCCACGCTCGACGGCCCTGCGTATCTGGAACGTGTCGCCGTGGATACGCCGGCAAACGTGCGCAAGGCCAAGAAGGCCATCAAGAAGGCATTCCAGAACCAGGTGGACGGTGTGGGCTATTCGCTCATCGAGGTCGTCTCGACCTGCCCGACCAACTGGGGCATGACGCCGCAGGATTCCTTCACGTGGATGCGCGAGAACATGCTGCCGTATTATCCGCTTGGCGTGTATCGTGACGTGCTCGCAGAGGGCTACGAGAGCGTTGCCGCTGCCGCGACCGAGCGCGCCAAGGACAGCAAGATCGTCGCCGAGGGAGGTGCGCAGTAA
- a CDS encoding 3-methyl-2-oxobutanoate dehydrogenase subunit VorB, which yields MSEKVLMKGNEVLAESAMRAGCKHFFGYPITPQTELSAYMSKHMPKIGGTFLQAESEVAAINMVYGAAAAGARAMTSSSSPGISLKSEGVSYIAGADLPAVIINVMRGGPGLGSIQPSQSDYWQATKALGHGDFQMVVYAPSTVQEMADYTYKAFDIADEYRMPVMILADGLLGQMMEPVELRDPIEKLPERPWACTGHNNEREHNVANSLYLTAEDLDRINHERFERYELIKEREQISEEFLCDDADIIVVAFGAAARIARNAVRAAREQGIKAGLFRPVTLWPFPVDALEKTVGHAKGYLTVEMNMGQMVEDVRLVIAGRAPVEFYGRTGGVIPTPGEVLDAIVAFDQKVGE from the coding sequence ATGTCAGAGAAAGTGCTCATGAAGGGAAACGAGGTCTTGGCAGAAAGCGCCATGCGCGCCGGCTGCAAGCACTTCTTCGGGTATCCCATCACGCCCCAAACGGAGCTGTCCGCCTACATGTCCAAGCACATGCCCAAGATCGGCGGCACCTTCCTGCAGGCCGAGAGCGAGGTCGCGGCCATCAACATGGTCTACGGCGCTGCTGCCGCAGGCGCACGCGCGATGACCTCCTCATCGTCGCCTGGCATCTCGCTCAAGAGCGAGGGCGTTTCCTACATTGCCGGTGCCGATCTTCCCGCCGTCATCATCAACGTCATGCGTGGCGGTCCGGGCCTTGGTTCCATCCAGCCCTCCCAGTCCGATTACTGGCAGGCTACCAAGGCACTCGGACATGGCGATTTCCAGATGGTCGTCTACGCACCCTCGACCGTGCAGGAGATGGCCGATTACACCTACAAGGCCTTCGACATCGCCGACGAGTACCGCATGCCCGTCATGATCTTGGCCGACGGCCTACTTGGCCAGATGATGGAGCCGGTCGAGCTGCGCGACCCCATCGAGAAACTTCCCGAGCGCCCCTGGGCCTGCACGGGACACAACAACGAGCGCGAGCACAACGTCGCGAACTCGCTCTACCTCACGGCCGAGGACCTCGACCGCATCAACCATGAGCGTTTCGAGCGTTATGAGCTCATCAAGGAACGCGAGCAGATTTCGGAGGAGTTCCTCTGCGATGACGCCGACATCATCGTCGTCGCCTTCGGCGCGGCGGCGCGTATCGCGCGCAATGCCGTGCGAGCCGCTCGTGAGCAGGGTATCAAGGCGGGCCTTTTCCGTCCTGTGACGCTTTGGCCGTTCCCGGTCGATGCGCTCGAGAAGACCGTCGGCCATGCCAAGGGCTACCTCACGGTCGAGATGAACATGGGCCAGATGGTCGAGGACGTGCGTCTCGTCATTGCCGGCCGTGCCCCCGTCGAGTTCTATGGACGTACGGGTGGCGTCATCCCGACGCCTGGCGAGGTGCTCGACGCCATTGTCGCCTTCGACCAGAAAGTGGGTGAGTAG
- a CDS encoding 4Fe-4S binding protein: protein MAKMIVDDAFCKGCGLCVDACPVHIVELDQDKITDKGYHPAHCIDMDRCTGCCSCALMCPDVAITVWR from the coding sequence ATGGCGAAAATGATCGTTGACGATGCATTTTGCAAGGGCTGCGGCCTCTGCGTCGATGCATGTCCCGTGCACATCGTCGAGCTCGACCAGGACAAGATAACGGATAAGGGCTACCATCCGGCGCATTGCATCGATATGGATAGGTGCACGGGATGTTGCTCGTGCGCGCTCATGTGCCCCGATGTCGCGATTACGGTCTGGAGGTAG
- a CDS encoding AMP-binding protein translates to MRNINLRYVEETYAKDKTLQSFSLHYPDTFNFGYDIVDDIAVNDPTRRAMIWCNPEGEEHVFTFADMKTWSDKTANFLKSLGIGKGDMVMVIVRRHYQFWFIATALAKLGAVMVPATFMLKEHDLEYRLNNSEAKAVIATSVGDIADIIDNVRESCPSVESFILVNGAGGGTTKFTENGELDVEEGALVGGVLSGPEGICAASIDRDGWIDFNTGVRNASQDFEHVQTNVYDPMLMYFSSGTSGNPKMVLHNSTYALGHIPTAKHWHNVRPDGIHFTIADTGWGKAVWGKYYGQWIMEACVFTYDFDRFHPAEILNLIDKYQITTLCCPPTMYRLMMQEDFERFDLSSLEYSTTAGEALNPDLFDFWKANTGLTIFEGFGQTETPLTCANLTHSVPRPGSMGKPNPLYELEIKREDGSRCDVGETGEICIKMDPRPEGIMMEYYRNPEKTDDAIYDGWYHTGDMCWSDEDGFFWYVGRNDDVIKSSGYRIGPFEIESVLLEHDAVRECAVTGVPDPVRGKAVKATVVLADGYEPSDALTTELQRWVKRRTAPYKFPRIVAYVDELPKTVNGKIRRAAIRDNDENENKDGLV, encoded by the coding sequence ATGAGAAACATAAACCTACGCTACGTAGAGGAGACCTACGCAAAAGATAAGACCCTCCAGTCTTTTTCGCTTCACTATCCCGATACCTTCAACTTCGGCTATGACATCGTCGATGACATAGCCGTGAATGACCCCACGCGCCGTGCCATGATCTGGTGCAACCCGGAAGGCGAGGAACACGTCTTCACCTTTGCGGACATGAAAACGTGGTCTGACAAGACGGCGAATTTCCTCAAATCGCTCGGCATTGGCAAGGGCGATATGGTCATGGTCATCGTCCGCCGTCACTACCAGTTCTGGTTCATCGCAACGGCACTCGCCAAGCTCGGTGCCGTCATGGTGCCGGCTACCTTCATGCTCAAGGAGCATGACCTCGAGTACCGCCTCAATAACTCGGAGGCAAAGGCCGTTATCGCGACCTCGGTGGGGGACATCGCCGACATCATCGACAACGTGCGCGAGAGCTGCCCGAGCGTCGAGTCGTTCATTCTCGTCAATGGCGCCGGTGGGGGAACGACGAAGTTCACCGAGAACGGAGAGCTCGACGTCGAGGAAGGTGCGCTCGTCGGCGGCGTGCTCAGTGGTCCCGAGGGCATCTGCGCCGCTTCGATCGACCGGGACGGTTGGATCGACTTCAACACCGGCGTGCGCAACGCGTCGCAAGACTTCGAGCACGTGCAGACCAACGTCTACGATCCCATGCTCATGTACTTCTCGAGCGGCACGTCGGGCAATCCCAAGATGGTCCTGCACAATTCGACCTACGCGCTCGGGCATATCCCGACCGCAAAGCATTGGCATAACGTGCGACCCGACGGCATCCACTTCACGATCGCCGACACGGGCTGGGGCAAGGCCGTATGGGGCAAGTACTATGGTCAATGGATCATGGAGGCGTGCGTCTTCACGTATGACTTCGACCGTTTCCATCCAGCCGAAATCCTCAACCTCATAGACAAGTACCAGATCACCACGCTGTGCTGTCCGCCCACGATGTATCGCCTGATGATGCAGGAGGATTTCGAACGCTTCGACCTCTCGTCACTCGAGTACTCCACCACGGCGGGCGAGGCCCTCAATCCCGACCTCTTCGACTTCTGGAAGGCCAATACGGGTCTTACCATCTTCGAGGGCTTCGGTCAGACCGAGACGCCGCTTACCTGCGCGAACCTCACCCATTCGGTTCCGCGCCCCGGTTCGATGGGCAAACCCAACCCGCTCTACGAGCTCGAGATAAAGCGCGAAGACGGCAGTCGCTGTGACGTTGGCGAGACGGGTGAGATCTGCATCAAGATGGACCCGCGTCCCGAGGGCATCATGATGGAGTACTACCGCAACCCGGAGAAGACCGACGATGCCATTTACGATGGCTGGTATCACACGGGCGATATGTGCTGGAGCGACGAGGACGGCTTCTTCTGGTACGTCGGCCGCAACGACGACGTCATCAAGTCGAGCGGCTATCGCATCGGCCCCTTCGAAATCGAGAGCGTGCTCCTGGAGCATGACGCGGTTCGCGAGTGCGCCGTCACGGGTGTCCCCGATCCGGTTCGTGGCAAGGCCGTGAAGGCGACCGTCGTTCTGGCCGATGGCTACGAGCCCTCGGATGCGCTTACGACGGAGCTGCAGCGTTGGGTGAAGCGTCGCACCGCTCCATATAAGTTCCCGCGCATCGTCGCCTATGTCGACGAACTTCCCAAGACCGTCAACGGCAAGATCCGCCGCGCCGCGATTCGCGATAACGACGAGAACGAGAACAAGGACGGTCTGGTGTAA
- a CDS encoding helix-turn-helix domain-containing protein, translating into MNPNIKEISNRIRSMREDLDLSLQEMAEATGRTVAEYAAQESGEEDLSFTFLYKCANIFGVDVIELLTGESPHLRGYSLVRAGEGLSIKRHAGFEYLHKAPHLGNKLAEPFLVTIPYVEEDQDKPIHLSYHKGQELDYIISGHLRFSYEGHTEDCGPGDVLMYDSARGHGLLALDGEPVVLLAVVIEPSDKQVI; encoded by the coding sequence ATGAATCCGAACATCAAGGAAATAAGCAACCGGATTCGCTCGATGCGCGAGGACCTCGATCTGTCGCTCCAGGAGATGGCCGAGGCCACGGGGCGCACGGTTGCCGAGTACGCGGCGCAGGAGTCCGGCGAGGAGGACCTTTCCTTCACCTTCCTATACAAGTGCGCGAACATCTTCGGCGTTGACGTCATCGAGCTGCTCACCGGCGAATCCCCGCATCTGCGCGGCTATTCGCTCGTACGTGCCGGCGAGGGTCTCTCGATCAAGCGTCATGCCGGGTTCGAGTACCTGCACAAGGCACCACATCTCGGCAACAAGCTTGCCGAGCCCTTCCTCGTCACGATTCCCTACGTCGAGGAGGACCAGGACAAGCCCATTCACCTTTCCTATCATAAGGGGCAGGAGCTAGATTACATTATCTCGGGCCACCTTCGGTTTTCGTATGAGGGTCATACCGAAGATTGCGGCCCAGGTGACGTACTCATGTACGACTCGGCGCGAGGTCACGGACTTCTCGCCCTCGATGGCGAGCCGGTCGTACTCTTGGCTGTAGTAATAGAGCCATCTGACAAACAGGTAATCTAG
- a CDS encoding EAL domain-containing protein, with the protein MYDKTILIADNSIINRIQMGGILASEYNILEADNGRDALDIMCERGEQGIDVVLLDLHMPGQTGFDVLAEKQANPAIADIPVIVITADSVTAAEVHALDAGASDFLTKPIEPEIMRRRIHLVINARELEEQRVRVRMLEEAAWITDHDDLTGLYTRKAFLREMQDMIAVHSEKKYLLVVWDFENFKTFNELFGTALGDRMLIAAAHCMNRLFANGGVYGRLGNDNFAFCLEEGEADVEVIIESIADEISSLLAQSNIDFTPSLVAGVNRIEDNDVEASVMLDHAMMARDTVKRDYDRHIAYYNSELTERMLEEQDILNNMEHALENGEFHVQLQPVYDVATNLPVSAEALVRWHRPGHGIVSPGIFVPLFEENGFISKMDHNIWEQVCQILASRRDRGLPEIPISVNLSRRSIFNASLFDEIVALVEKYDVDPKLFRIEVTESSYTETVDLIISMVKRLQDYGFTVLMDDFGSGYSSFNAFSDIPVNILKADMVFMQNLERNSRVASIFTSIVNMAHGLGIPVIAEGVETEEQYDFLRSVGCDYAQGYFCARPMDPETFEDHVNERLS; encoded by the coding sequence GTGTACGATAAGACTATTCTTATTGCAGACAACTCGATAATCAATCGTATACAAATGGGTGGAATCCTCGCTTCCGAGTACAACATCCTCGAAGCGGATAATGGTCGCGATGCCCTCGACATCATGTGCGAGCGCGGTGAGCAGGGCATTGACGTTGTGTTGCTCGATTTGCACATGCCCGGACAGACCGGCTTCGACGTGCTCGCCGAGAAGCAGGCGAATCCCGCCATTGCGGATATTCCCGTTATCGTCATCACGGCAGATAGCGTGACCGCCGCCGAGGTACATGCGCTTGATGCCGGTGCCTCGGACTTCCTCACCAAGCCCATCGAGCCCGAAATCATGCGGCGTCGCATTCACCTTGTCATCAACGCGCGTGAGCTCGAGGAGCAGCGCGTGCGCGTGCGCATGCTCGAGGAAGCGGCTTGGATTACCGACCATGACGATTTGACGGGTCTCTACACGCGAAAGGCCTTCCTGCGGGAGATGCAGGACATGATCGCCGTTCATTCGGAGAAGAAGTATCTGCTCGTCGTCTGGGATTTCGAGAACTTCAAGACCTTCAACGAGCTATTCGGCACCGCTCTGGGCGATAGGATGCTTATTGCGGCGGCGCACTGCATGAACAGGCTCTTTGCCAATGGTGGCGTCTATGGGCGTCTGGGAAACGACAACTTCGCCTTTTGCCTCGAAGAGGGCGAAGCCGATGTCGAAGTCATTATCGAAAGCATCGCCGATGAAATCAGTTCCCTCCTTGCGCAAAGCAACATCGACTTCACGCCCTCGCTTGTTGCCGGCGTCAACCGTATCGAGGATAACGACGTCGAGGCCAGCGTCATGCTCGATCATGCCATGATGGCGCGCGACACGGTCAAGAGGGATTATGATCGTCATATCGCCTACTACAATTCCGAGCTCACCGAGCGCATGCTCGAGGAACAGGATATCCTCAACAACATGGAACACGCGCTCGAGAACGGCGAGTTCCATGTCCAGCTTCAGCCCGTCTACGATGTCGCGACAAATCTTCCCGTCAGCGCCGAGGCTCTCGTGCGCTGGCATCGTCCGGGGCATGGCATCGTTTCGCCTGGCATTTTCGTCCCGCTTTTCGAGGAGAACGGCTTCATTTCGAAGATGGACCACAACATCTGGGAGCAGGTCTGCCAGATTCTCGCGAGCCGTCGGGATAGGGGGCTTCCCGAGATTCCCATTTCGGTGAATCTCTCCAGGCGCAGCATCTTCAACGCATCGCTCTTCGATGAGATCGTCGCCCTTGTCGAGAAATACGATGTTGACCCGAAGCTGTTTCGCATCGAGGTCACGGAGTCGTCGTATACCGAGACCGTTGACCTGATCATCTCGATGGTCAAACGGCTGCAAGATTACGGTTTCACCGTCCTCATGGACGATTTCGGCAGTGGGTACTCGTCGTTTAACGCCTTCAGTGACATTCCCGTCAACATACTCAAGGCCGATATGGTCTTCATGCAAAACCTCGAGCGCAATTCGCGCGTTGCGAGCATATTCACTTCCATCGTGAACATGGCCCATGGTCTTGGGATTCCCGTCATCGCAGAGGGCGTGGAGACAGAAGAGCAATACGACTTCCTTCGCTCCGTTGGATGCGACTATGCCCAGGGATACTTCTGCGCTCGCCCCATGGACCCCGAGACCTTCGAGGACCATGTCAACGAGCGGCTTTCGTGA
- a CDS encoding DivIVA domain-containing protein, producing MAITMQDIQDEGFEHALRGYDVGQVDVFLERVANEVDAMNKRIEELESELKEAKDELSKTREELAEASAASLTSPAELEQAGLVERELRSELEIAQGRLAAMTVRAEEAEAKLEPMQEQLGEKNKLDNAIAEAFISAQRSAAQIKEDARIEGDRIYHESEAKAREFIRESLAKKAAIDNEIKALDDYAQKFREQYLDMLERFAAHAKEEFNNLTTQGVTEAQVEAELPKLKTRGAHDRTDGVPTIDEDELPRLTTQQIPQINIPSIMPDGDK from the coding sequence ATGGCCATCACGATGCAGGATATCCAGGACGAGGGATTCGAGCACGCACTGCGCGGCTATGACGTTGGACAGGTCGACGTCTTCCTCGAGCGCGTCGCCAACGAGGTCGATGCGATGAACAAGCGGATCGAGGAGCTCGAGTCCGAGCTCAAGGAGGCAAAGGACGAGCTCTCCAAGACGCGCGAGGAGCTTGCCGAGGCAAGCGCCGCGTCGCTCACGTCGCCTGCCGAGCTCGAGCAGGCCGGTCTTGTCGAGCGCGAGCTGCGTAGCGAGCTCGAGATCGCCCAGGGCCGCCTCGCTGCCATGACCGTCCGTGCTGAGGAGGCCGAGGCCAAGCTCGAGCCCATGCAGGAGCAGCTCGGCGAGAAGAACAAGCTCGACAATGCCATTGCCGAGGCATTCATATCCGCCCAGCGCAGCGCTGCTCAAATCAAGGAGGACGCGCGCATCGAGGGCGACCGCATCTACCATGAGTCCGAGGCGAAGGCTCGCGAGTTCATCCGTGAATCCCTGGCCAAGAAGGCCGCCATCGACAACGAGATCAAGGCGCTTGACGATTACGCGCAAAAGTTCCGCGAGCAGTACCTCGACATGCTCGAGCGTTTCGCCGCCCATGCCAAGGAGGAATTCAACAACCTCACCACGCAGGGCGTGACCGAGGCTCAGGTCGAGGCAGAGCTTCCCAAGCTCAAGACGCGCGGTGCGCACGACCGCACGGATGGTGTACCCACCATCGACGAGGACGAGCTGCCGCGTCTCACGACCCAGCAGATTCCGCAGATCAACATTCCCTCCATCATGCCCGACGGTGACAAGTAG
- the proC gene encoding pyrroline-5-carboxylate reductase, with the protein MKNTIANELQNVLIVGGGRMGQAIAQGMLRIDGMSADNLTIANPGQEKRDRIAAELGVRTVASAAAGMPASCVVLAVKPAKVPEVCTELVDAGIDTTTLVISIAAGVSTDKIANVLGADVPVVRVMPNTPLLCGCGMSAVSAGSAASDRDCELVRALFASMGQAIIVDESEQDIVCAVSGSGPAYFELFAEVIAQAAASLGMRYEDARELVLQTMLGTARLVIETGQSLPDAIDAVSSPGGTTVAALDAMRTAGVEEALRDGVVAAARRSKELGA; encoded by the coding sequence ATGAAAAACACCATAGCAAACGAACTCCAAAATGTACTCATCGTCGGTGGTGGTCGCATGGGTCAGGCCATTGCCCAGGGTATGCTGCGTATCGATGGCATGTCTGCGGACAACCTGACCATTGCCAATCCCGGGCAGGAAAAGCGCGATCGCATCGCGGCCGAGCTCGGTGTGCGTACCGTTGCGAGCGCGGCAGCCGGCATGCCTGCCAGCTGCGTCGTTCTTGCCGTCAAGCCCGCCAAGGTTCCCGAGGTTTGCACAGAACTCGTCGATGCGGGCATCGATACCACGACCCTCGTCATATCCATCGCCGCGGGTGTCTCCACGGATAAAATCGCGAACGTGCTCGGCGCCGATGTCCCCGTCGTGCGCGTCATGCCCAATACGCCGCTTCTGTGCGGCTGCGGCATGTCTGCGGTGAGTGCCGGCAGTGCCGCAAGCGATCGGGATTGCGAGCTTGTGCGCGCGCTCTTTGCCAGCATGGGCCAGGCCATCATCGTGGACGAGTCCGAGCAGGACATCGTCTGCGCCGTGAGCGGTTCGGGTCCTGCCTACTTTGAGCTCTTCGCGGAGGTCATCGCACAGGCCGCAGCCAGCCTGGGGATGCGCTACGAGGATGCACGAGAACTCGTCCTGCAGACCATGCTCGGCACCGCGCGCCTGGTCATCGAGACGGGGCAGAGCCTGCCCGATGCCATCGATGCCGTCAGCAGCCCTGGTGGCACGACAGTCGCCGCACTTGACGCCATGCGCACGGCAGGTGTCGAGGAAGCCTTGAGGGATGGTGTCGTCGCGGCGGCGCGCCGATCGAAGGAGCTGGGCGCATGA
- a CDS encoding NlpC/P60 family protein yields the protein MEESLNRRSFLGAAIAGGIAGLASLVATPSAHAVTSAEKRAEVQAAKARLDSMTSQLEQTVAQFNAAQDAYDAAAAKVAECQVKIDEANVKISSLQGRLGNRATAMYREGATSYLDVLMGSNSFDDFASTWDMLDQLNAEDASLVDDAKATKAQLDAAKAELDANEQAAQAELDTQADLKASIEAQEAAYQAEYNSLSSEYQQLIAQEREAESRRQAAASAAYTPSMSSPSSSSSSSSSSSGGGYSSGSSIPSHGSVVDYAVSRLGCPYVWGASGPNTFDCSGLTMWCYRQIGISLPHYDRSQYAAARARLNPRDAAPGDILWRPGHVAISTGGTNYIHAPHTGAVVSYGSGGNWVCALRF from the coding sequence ATGGAAGAATCATTGAACCGCAGGTCATTCCTCGGCGCCGCCATCGCCGGTGGCATAGCCGGTCTCGCAAGCCTTGTCGCCACTCCCTCGGCACATGCCGTCACGAGCGCCGAAAAGCGTGCCGAGGTTCAAGCGGCAAAGGCCCGCCTCGACTCGATGACATCGCAGCTTGAGCAAACCGTCGCGCAGTTCAACGCCGCGCAGGACGCATACGATGCCGCCGCAGCGAAGGTCGCCGAATGCCAAGTGAAGATCGACGAGGCAAACGTGAAGATATCCTCCCTGCAAGGCCGTCTCGGCAATAGGGCGACTGCCATGTATCGCGAGGGGGCCACTTCGTATCTGGACGTCCTCATGGGTTCGAACTCCTTCGATGATTTCGCGAGCACCTGGGACATGCTCGACCAGCTCAATGCCGAGGACGCCTCGCTCGTGGACGACGCCAAGGCAACGAAGGCACAGCTTGATGCCGCCAAGGCCGAACTCGACGCCAACGAGCAAGCCGCACAGGCCGAGCTCGACACGCAGGCCGACCTGAAGGCCTCCATCGAAGCCCAGGAAGCTGCCTACCAGGCTGAGTACAATAGCCTAAGCTCCGAATACCAGCAGCTCATCGCACAGGAACGCGAGGCGGAGTCCCGTCGCCAGGCAGCAGCATCCGCCGCTTACACGCCCTCCATGTCGAGCCCTTCTTCCTCGTCATCGTCGTCGTCATCTTCCTCGGGCGGCGGATATAGCTCTGGCTCGAGCATCCCCTCGCATGGATCGGTCGTCGACTATGCGGTATCACGCCTGGGATGCCCCTACGTCTGGGGTGCATCGGGACCCAACACCTTTGACTGCTCTGGTCTCACCATGTGGTGCTATCGCCAAATCGGCATCAGCCTACCCCACTACGACAGGTCGCAATACGCCGCAGCTCGCGCGCGTCTCAATCCACGCGATGCCGCGCCTGGTGACATCCTATGGCGTCCGGGTCATGTCGCCATCTCCACCGGCGGCACCAACTACATTCACGCGCCGCATACGGGAGCCGTCGTAAGCTATGGTAGCGGCGGAAATTGGGTGTGCGCACTGCGCTTCTAG
- a CDS encoding YggT family protein, which translates to MISSTLIFLRSLLLGICDLYVAVILIYILMSWLPNHQSGWVGDIYRALGRICDPFLNIFRRIIPPIGGMLDISPIFAIIVVQLVGRLIAALL; encoded by the coding sequence ATGATCTCCTCGACGCTTATATTCCTGCGTTCGCTTTTGCTGGGCATTTGCGATTTATATGTTGCGGTCATCCTCATCTACATTCTCATGAGCTGGCTTCCCAACCACCAATCCGGATGGGTTGGCGACATCTATCGAGCGCTTGGTCGCATTTGCGATCCCTTTCTCAATATCTTTAGGCGTATAATTCCGCCTATTGGCGGTATGCTTGACATAAGCCCGATTTTCGCGATTATCGTCGTGCAGCTGGTGGGCCGGCTCATCGCCGCGCTCCTGTAG